atgtacaaacttacattaagatgtacacacagacacactaatattaagacgtacacacagacacactaacatttagttgtacacacagacacactaacattaagatgtacacacagacacattaagatgtacacacttacattaagatgtacacacagacacactaatattaagatgtacacacttacattaagatgtacacactgtggcaaaccagggggaggaacaAAGCACTTGGGGCGGAGCCCCAAGCTCcggttgggggaggtgataagggggatttattatcctgtgcagatgctccagccactgggaacgtggcactggtcacacctgcggcctatctggtaatcagagcagaccctagataaggagaggagaagagaccggACGGGGGCAGACGTCGGAGAGGAGGTAACCCCCAGGACTCAccgctctactctactctgctcctaacaggacaaggaagcgggcgccacgtaggaggagacgccacatatttcagtttggaagccggttggaagagccgtagtttttgacctttgtcattaaaaggaccctttttgtttgcatttgctgtCTGAGTTTCTTATTTTACGCCCGAATCTGGCCTCACTCCCCCTGGGTTACCACATTttggtggaggatgcaggcatgaCGGTCTGTCGCTAAAGATTCAGGCTAAAATAGGTACTCcgagagagacacggagaacCATGGAGAATGCACTGACACAGCTCATCCAGACCCAAACCCAGCAGGCCCAGAGTCTTCAAGCCTTACAGGACGCCATCACTACTCTTGGACGGCATCTGGTAAAGCCAGAGGGGCCTACGGAACCCAGTAAAGTTCTCACCAAGCAGACCGGTGAGGATGACATTGAGGCCTACCTAGAGGTTTTTGaaaggactgcagagagggaacGTTGACCTAGAGCACAATGGGCAGGAATTCTAGCCCCTTTTTTAATTGGCGAAGCTCAAAAAGCCTGCCGGGACCTTTCCCCCGCTGACGTAAACCAGTATGGGGCATTGAAAGCTGCGATTTTGGCCCATTATGGACACAACCTGCAGACGAGGGCCCAACAGTTCCACGCCTGGGAGTATGACGCTACTGCCCCAGTGCGGCCGCAAATTGCAACGCTGATGCGATTGACACGCAGTTGGTTAACCTCGGGGGAGGGGCTTCCAGCGATTGACAGAGTTGCCATGGATCGCTGTATCAGAGCCTTACCCGGGGGTGCCAAACGACACGCTTCTCAAAGCTGCCCAGAGACAGTAGATGCCCTAGTGACGCTGTTGGAGAATCACCAGGTCACGGTACAGTTGATGCAAAGCAGTAGGCCACCCAGCCAATCGGACCCcaggagagacaggcagaggctgaggaagagcgACACGGAGGCACTGGGCCCAAGCCCGAGGCTCCAAGGGGGTCCGCCCCAGCCATCCCTCCAGCGCCGCCCCTTTGTGAATCCGGACCGGCGAAAATGCTTTGCCTGTGGACAAGAGGGCCATATAGCGTGGAATTGTCCGGGAGAAGACATTCTGATGCCTACGGCGGGCTCCTCCGACTCCCCACGGAAGGCCGACAGCTATCTTACCACGTGCTGGGCTCATGAGGGTGCAAGGGCCCCAAAGCTGCCGGTCAGAATAGGGACCCAGGATGCTGAAGCCCTACTCGACTCCGGCAGTGCGGTCACCCTCCTACGGCCCGGGTTGACCTCTGGCCCCAGGGGACCCCCCATCCCAGTCTCCTGTGTCCACGGGGATTCACGAGAGTATCCCACGACCCACATTAAGGTCCAGACCACCAGGGGCACATTTGAGGTTGTTGCGGGCTTAGTGGAAAATCTGCCGGTACCAGTGCTGATTGGGCGGGACTGCCCGATATTCTGGCGTTTGTGGGCATGCAGGACTGCTGGCCACCGAAGAAACTGTCCCACCAAGAAACCTGGTAGGGACCAGAAAGTCAAGGTGGCACATGCCTGTGCAGCCCCATCTAGCCCAACCACGTCATCTGCAgaagggacagaggaggaggccccggCCCCAGCGGAGGCCCCGACAAGGAGGGGTCCCCGACTAACTGAAGGGTCTTCGAACGAGGCTTTTTCGGAGTTCCCACCGGCAGAAGAGGCATCTTCCACCAGGCCCGGGCAGTTTGGGACGGCCCAGTGGGAGGACCCTAACCTGGAACAAGCGCGACAGAACCTGGCTGTGGTAGAGGGAGAACCGGTGGCGGGGGTAAGTGCTAGCACCTTTCCACACTTTTCAATCAAGAATGGCCTCTTGTATAGGGTGGCAAAGCTGGAGGAACGGGTGGTGGAACAGTTGCTAGTCCCCAAGCGCTATATTAACAAAGTGTTGTACCTAGCCCACTCCCACCTGTTGGGAGCTCATTTGGGGGTGGAGAAAACCTACGACCGAGTCCGGGAGCGCTTCTACTGGCCGGGGGTGAAGAAGGCGGTCCAGGATTATTGCCAAATCTGCCCACAATGCCAGAAGACGGCGCCGAAGGTAAACTACCAGAATCCACTAATACCACTACCAATAATCGACATCCCATTCCAGAGGGTGGCCATGGATATAGTAGGCCCCTTGCCGAAGTCCAGTAGGGGGCACCGGTTTATCCTGGTTATCATGGATTATGCCACCCGGTACCCAGAGGCGGTCCCGTTACGCACCGCAAGTGCTAAAGCGGTGGCGAGAGAATTATTCCTTCTCTTTAGTAGAGTTGGGATTGCAAAGGAAGTCCTTACTGACCAGGGAACCTGTTTCATGTCTCGGGTGATGAAGGAGATGTGTAAACTGCTGAAGGTGAGCCAAATACGAACCTCTGTCTACCACCCACAGACGGACGGCCTGGTAGAACGTTTCAATAAAACCTTAAAACAAATGCTAAGGAAGGCTATTGACGTGGAGGGGAAAAACTGGGACCAACTAATCCCCTTTGTCTTGTTCTCAATCCGCGAAGTGCCCCAGGCGTCCACAGGGTTCTCACCATTTGAGCTGCTGTATGGACGGAGACCCAGGGGCATGCTGGACCTGGCCAAAGAAGCATGGGAGCAACAGCCATCAGCCCATCGCTCCGCCATAGAGTATGTCGACCAGATGCAGGACAGGATGGCTAAGGTATGGCCCCTGGTGCGGGAGCATATGCAACAAGCCCAACACGCCCAAGCCAGAATCTATAACCGTAGAGCTCAGCTACGGGAGTTCCAGCCGGAAGAGTTTGTCTTGGTCCTGATTCCAACGGTGGAATGCAAATTCCTGGCAAAGTGGCATGGACCCTATGAGGTGATCGaaagggtgggggaggtgaaTTATAAGGTAAGACAACCGGGAAGGAGGAAAATCTGCCAAATATATCACATTAATCTGTTGAAGAGATGGCACGCCCCTGACAGTGTTCCGATGGCCGCACTAACCACCGAAACCCAAGATCGTGTCCCCTCACAGGTACCTCTGGGCCCCCATCTGAGTCCGACCCACCGGCAAGACATGGTGGAACTAACTGGGCagttcaaagatgttttttcagaCATGCCGGAAGGGACCACGGTGATTAACCACGACATCATCACCGAACCTGGGAAAAAGGTGAGGCTCCGACCCTACCGCATACCAGAGGCAAAAAGGGAGACCATCAAAGAagaggtgagaaggatgttggAGATGGGCGTTATTGAGGAGTCACACAGTGCATGGTCCAGCCCGATTGTGTTGACTCCAAAACCCGACGGCAGCGAGAGATTCTGCAATGATTTTAGAAAATTGAACGAAATCTCAAAATTTGACG
This Gasterosteus aculeatus chromosome 8, fGasAcu3.hap1.1, whole genome shotgun sequence DNA region includes the following protein-coding sequences:
- the LOC144411428 gene encoding uncharacterized protein LOC144411428, with product MENALTQLIQTQTQQAQSLQALQDAITTLGRHLVKPEGPTEPSKVLTKQTAQKACRDLSPADVNQYGALKAAILAHYGHNLQTRAQQFHAWEYDATAPVRPQIATLMRLTRSWLTSGEGLPAIDRVAMDRCIRALPGGAKRHASQSCPETVDALVTLLENHQVTVQLMQSSRPPSQSDPRRDRQRLRKSDTEALGPSPRLQGGPPQPSLQRRPFVNPDRRKCFACGQEGHIAWNCPGEDILMPTAGSSDSPRKADSYLTTCWAHEGARAPKLPVRIGTQDAEALLDSGSAVTLLRPGLTSGPRGPPIPVSCVHGDSREYPTTHIKVQTTRGTFEVVAGLVENLPVPVLIGRDCPIFWRLWACRTAGHRRNCPTKKPGRDQKVKVAHACAAPSSPTTSSAEGTEEEAPAPAEAPTRRGPRLTEGSSNEAFSEFPPAEEASSTRPGQFGTAQWEDPNLEQARQNLAVVEGEPVAGVSASTFPHFSIKNGLLYRVAKLEERVVEQLLVPKRYINKVLYLAHSHLLGAHLGVEKTYDRVRERFYWPGVKKAVQDYCQICPQCQKTAPKVNYQNPLIPLPIIDIPFQRVAMDIVGPLPKSSRGHRFILVIMDYATRYPEAVPLRTASAKAVARELFLLFSRVGIAKEVLTDQGTCFMSRVMKEMCKLLKVSQIRTSVYHPQTDGLVERFNKTLKQMLRKAIDVEGKNWDQLIPFVLFSIREVPQASTGFSPFELLYGRRPRGMLDLAKEAWEQQPSAHRSAIEYVDQMQDRMAKVWPLVREHMQQAQHAQARIYNRRAQLREFQPEEFVLVLIPTVECKFLAKWHGPYEVIERVGEVNYKVRQPGRRKICQIYHINLLKRWHAPDSVPMAALTTETQDRVPSQVPLGPHLSPTHRQDMVELTGQFKDVFSDMPEGTTVINHDIITEPGKKVRLRPYRIPEAKRETIKEEVPLTETAKEKTAFATPEGLYHYRVLPFGVHGAPATFQRMMDQVLRPHREYAAAYLDDVVIHSPDWTTHVGHLKAVLGSLRRAGLTANPKKCHLGLEEAEYLGYTIGRGSVRPQSRKVEAIATWPKPATKRQVKTFLGLVGYYQCFIPHFATIAAPLHEMTKNSHPHQVLWSTEAEAAFTTLRRALCTEPILSTPNFEDTSIVHTDASGSGLGAVLSQVRGGEEHPVTYISRREKHMETQTPCPGGKNAISLTLLAPTWSWWRGCVANQGEEQSTWGGAPSSGWGR